The following coding sequences lie in one Streptococcus suis genomic window:
- a CDS encoding transcriptional regulator, with product MENKKKLYEVDVRSDKKLAARLYVTTILLVFPFFWLFGFIASKVEFQNVMNELQFIEALFVFLLLIIMHEWIHGLFFKIFCPKNPVKYGIKWKTGMAYAISPNSLYNRFQTVVIALAPFVLISLGLTASAMFGWLDKGAYQILATMHSVACIGDFYYTYLLMAKFKEVAVEVAVTEKSLIIYQA from the coding sequence ATGGAAAATAAAAAGAAATTATACGAAGTAGATGTTAGAAGCGATAAAAAGTTGGCAGCAAGGTTGTATGTAACTACAATTTTATTAGTGTTTCCGTTCTTTTGGCTATTTGGATTCATAGCTTCTAAAGTTGAGTTTCAAAATGTCATGAATGAGTTGCAATTTATAGAAGCACTATTTGTTTTTCTATTGCTTATTATCATGCATGAATGGATTCATGGACTGTTTTTTAAAATTTTTTGTCCCAAAAATCCAGTCAAATATGGAATTAAATGGAAAACAGGGATGGCTTATGCAATCAGTCCCAACTCCCTTTATAATCGTTTCCAAACAGTTGTAATTGCCCTTGCCCCCTTCGTTCTTATTAGTTTGGGGTTGACAGCATCTGCAATGTTTGGTTGGCTTGATAAAGGGGCTTATCAGATTCTAGCAACCATGCATTCAGTGGCTTGTATTGGTGATTTCTATTATACATATTTACTGATGGCAAAATTCAAAGAGGTAGCGGTAGAAGTAGCTGTAACAGAAAAGAGCTTGATTATCTACCAAGCCTAG
- a CDS encoding cytidine deaminase, whose translation MEHVSDIWQELYNQAKVHYAPHYVSPFIYSNHVVAAIEAEDGQIYTGYCFEATAGVFHLCAERAAAFNMFQDSGQTAIKRIIAFRDQAPFGEGSGMPCGACREFLMQLSAENAQTEIMVDFDKRETITLGELMPYWWGEERMQAGVDHLE comes from the coding sequence ATGGAACATGTAAGTGATATTTGGCAAGAGTTGTATAATCAGGCAAAAGTCCACTATGCTCCGCATTATGTTTCGCCTTTTATTTATTCAAACCATGTTGTTGCTGCAATTGAGGCAGAAGATGGACAAATTTACACCGGTTATTGCTTTGAGGCAACAGCAGGTGTGTTTCATCTTTGTGCAGAGAGAGCAGCTGCCTTTAATATGTTTCAGGATAGTGGTCAAACAGCGATAAAACGCATTATTGCTTTTCGAGATCAAGCTCCCTTTGGAGAAGGTTCAGGAATGCCTTGCGGAGCTTGCCGTGAATTTTTGATGCAACTGTCGGCTGAGAATGCACAGACAGAAATCATGGTTGATTTTGACAAACGAGAAACCATCACATTAGGCGAACTCATGCCTTACTGGTGGGGTGAAGAAAGAATGCAAGCTGGTGTGGATCACTTGGAATAA